A window of the Dyadobacter pollutisoli genome harbors these coding sequences:
- a CDS encoding PepSY-associated TM helix domain-containing protein, which produces MMSFKKVTGKIHLWLGLASGLVVFIVGLTGAILVFEEEISGFFNYGVFRKVEKTGHPFALPSNIFAVADSALQNKKIARTYYTVYTTGDRVNALWALDSTRQYHAVLQNPYTGKIVSGFDYKNAFFTIILYIHITLAIGEVGTMIISYATLVFVILMITGIILWKPASSKGYKQRFTIKWNAKGKRLNYDLHNVLGFYMAWVAIFIALTGLVWSFEWMNNSVQWVANGGKAIPLKRERLASDTAAISSGANHFLTVADSLFIHFAKNPDKTRAIRVYKPNSASDALHFTIETDKGSNYARADDYFYDQYSGKLLSMQPFANLDNGQKVRRMNYYIHVGSIGGLTGKLLAFFASLIAASLPITGFIVWRGRRKTKPGLKRTAKNLMK; this is translated from the coding sequence ATGATGTCATTTAAAAAAGTAACGGGCAAAATACACCTGTGGCTGGGTCTCGCTTCCGGACTTGTTGTTTTTATTGTCGGACTCACCGGGGCGATATTGGTGTTCGAGGAAGAAATCAGCGGGTTTTTTAATTACGGTGTTTTTCGGAAAGTAGAGAAAACAGGCCATCCTTTTGCCCTCCCTTCCAACATTTTCGCTGTGGCTGATTCGGCCCTGCAAAATAAAAAGATCGCCAGGACCTACTACACTGTTTACACCACAGGTGACAGGGTCAATGCTTTATGGGCGTTGGATTCGACACGCCAATACCATGCCGTTTTGCAAAATCCGTACACCGGAAAGATAGTGAGCGGCTTCGATTACAAAAATGCTTTTTTTACGATCATCCTGTACATTCATATCACACTGGCTATCGGAGAAGTAGGGACCATGATCATCAGCTATGCAACCCTGGTTTTCGTCATACTCATGATTACGGGGATCATACTTTGGAAACCGGCCAGCAGCAAAGGCTATAAGCAACGTTTCACCATCAAATGGAACGCCAAAGGAAAGCGGCTGAACTATGATCTCCACAATGTATTGGGGTTTTACATGGCCTGGGTTGCGATTTTTATTGCACTGACCGGGCTGGTGTGGTCATTTGAATGGATGAACAATTCGGTGCAGTGGGTAGCTAACGGCGGTAAGGCGATACCTCTGAAAAGAGAGCGGCTGGCGTCCGATACTGCTGCGATCTCTTCTGGTGCAAACCATTTTCTGACAGTGGCCGACAGTTTGTTCATTCATTTTGCCAAAAATCCTGACAAAACGAGAGCTATCCGGGTTTACAAGCCCAACTCGGCATCCGATGCGCTCCATTTTACCATTGAAACCGATAAGGGATCGAACTACGCCCGGGCCGACGACTATTTTTACGATCAGTATAGCGGTAAGCTTTTGAGCATGCAGCCATTTGCAAATCTGGACAATGGCCAGAAAGTCAGGCGGATGAATTACTATATTCACGTGGGCAGCATTGGTGGGCTGACCGGGAAGTTACTGGCTTTTTTCGCCAGCCTGATTGCAGCCTCCCTACCCATCACAGGTTTTATTGTGTGGCGTGGCCGAAGGAAAACAAAACCAGGGTTAAAGCGAACAGCGAAAAACTTAATGAAGTAG
- a CDS encoding DUF4374 domain-containing protein, with protein MNKYNLKFWLMLAIGMFSCGKKRDHDDEAKTAAYYSLGINTGGVSYSLPADNLEAGTIQAEGNGTRLEATSLITSGKYIYFFSRSKKTFYQYELNTDGTITQTAALAVGNYVSDWAYSQNLVDENTILVMDPVKWGEPEIKWFTIRIPNFTISGSGSFNLPSKERSPGVNWKSNVGSGRLHGDKFIMGTVYYDFAGHFAAGSHVVTFDFPGMKNPTLVSTNLTSAELGIYATNGFVTAENGDLYIAACRGALWGSRTDGHIYGGILRIKKGETQFDESYFFDLAKTTGSPVNILQLDYLGGTSAMAILFDDTRIKGWGDVANDHYFFAKVDLQAQRVTRYNIPNSDAHSAKRPLIEHGKYITFLKSAAYKTTNLLEIDLKGGPDAYKKGALITGKNVKGYSVVKHPAAD; from the coding sequence ATGAATAAGTACAATCTGAAATTCTGGCTGATGCTGGCGATCGGTATGTTTTCCTGTGGCAAAAAACGGGATCACGATGACGAGGCCAAAACAGCCGCCTACTATTCATTGGGCATCAATACGGGCGGGGTCAGTTATTCATTGCCTGCCGATAATCTCGAAGCAGGTACTATTCAGGCGGAAGGGAATGGAACCCGGCTTGAGGCGACCAGTTTGATCACATCAGGGAAATACATCTACTTTTTCAGCAGGTCAAAGAAAACATTTTACCAGTACGAACTCAACACCGACGGTACCATCACCCAAACGGCCGCCCTGGCGGTTGGTAACTATGTTTCGGATTGGGCTTATTCCCAAAACCTGGTCGATGAGAACACGATACTGGTGATGGACCCGGTTAAATGGGGCGAGCCGGAAATAAAATGGTTTACGATCCGCATTCCTAACTTTACCATCTCGGGCAGCGGGAGTTTTAATCTGCCTTCCAAGGAACGCTCGCCGGGAGTCAACTGGAAATCCAATGTGGGCAGCGGGAGGTTGCATGGCGACAAGTTTATCATGGGTACCGTTTACTACGATTTCGCGGGCCATTTTGCTGCTGGGTCGCATGTAGTGACTTTCGATTTTCCCGGCATGAAAAACCCGACGCTGGTTTCCACAAATCTCACTTCCGCCGAACTTGGAATATACGCTACCAATGGATTCGTAACTGCCGAAAATGGCGATTTGTATATCGCAGCGTGCCGGGGCGCATTATGGGGCAGCAGGACGGATGGTCACATATACGGAGGAATTCTTCGGATTAAGAAAGGAGAGACCCAATTTGACGAAAGCTATTTTTTCGATCTTGCCAAAACGACGGGCTCACCGGTCAACATTCTTCAGCTGGATTATCTGGGCGGCACCTCGGCAATGGCCATTTTGTTTGATGATACCAGGATAAAAGGGTGGGGCGATGTGGCTAACGATCATTATTTTTTCGCGAAAGTGGACCTGCAAGCTCAAAGGGTGACCAGGTACAATATCCCCAATTCCGATGCGCACAGTGCCAAAAGGCCGCTGATCGAACATGGTAAGTACATTACGTTCCTGAAAAGTGCCGCCTACAAAACCACGAACCTGTTGGAGATCGATCTGAAAGGCGGCCCCGATGCATACAAAAAAGGAGCCTTGATCACCGGGAAAAATGTGAAAGGGTACTCGGTCGTCAAACATCCGGCAGCTGATTAG
- a CDS encoding bifunctional alpha,alpha-trehalose-phosphate synthase (UDP-forming)/trehalose-phosphatase: MSGRTLPPCSIRPIPDPAQTLSRQRSSPIGHSFLNGLPDMNDILPNISPGRLIIVAYRLPFKVVRRDDDSLAIVQNSGGLVSAVLSLARNAHYAYFDPGEKVHWIGATDTSFPLADQSILETDEFIAHPVVIDEQLHENYYEGFCNNLIWPLCHYFPSLARFKDEYFEAYQLAHDFFFARVAEVIRPGDVVWVHDYQLMLLPAMIRERFPQQKIGFFFHIPFPSFELFRLLPVVWRKAVVDGILGADLIGFHTNDYVEYFLKTAWLVSGHNNKLHYIHMDDRMVKVDSFPISIDFEMFSNAYSDPETVSKRNEIRKSLPLKIIFSVDRLDYSKGIIHRLRGFREFLTRCPAWHERVSLVMVVVPSRDTIQQYQQMKFEIDQTVGMINSEFGSLGWQPVIYQYRSMTFAELLGMYTTSDVALVTPVRDGMNLVSKEYVASRADGKGVLILSEMAGAAAELGEALIINPLDLHNVANAISAALDMPEEEQIKRMTLMRERIREYDVFAWAVDFFTQMTMLEMEQTRLNQTYLNTTSIELIRTAYNNATNRILFFDYDGTLAPIAPDPESAFMPADIRALIQQIAGRDTAVIVSGRDRHFLETQFKGLQLDMIAEHGAMVKKREDLAWVLHESYQENWKESIRPILKTYAQRCPGAFVEDKETSLAWHYRNADDELYATRRAQELLWQLRDFLQPELNLQVVDGNKVLEVKKTAYNKGTAARSLLENRDYDFVLAIGDDTTDEDMFTMLPESAYTIKVGDAISAARYHIKKQSQVKDLLVELVTAGTSNP, translated from the coding sequence ATGAGCGGCAGAACACTGCCGCCATGCTCCATTCGGCCGATTCCAGATCCTGCCCAGACCCTCAGCCGGCAGCGGTCTTCACCAATTGGCCATTCATTTCTGAATGGCCTGCCAGATATGAACGATATTTTACCTAATATATCCCCAGGAAGACTCATAATTGTTGCTTACCGGCTGCCTTTCAAGGTTGTCAGGCGGGATGACGATTCCCTAGCTATCGTGCAAAACTCCGGAGGGCTGGTTTCAGCAGTATTATCATTGGCCCGAAATGCGCATTACGCCTACTTTGACCCCGGGGAAAAAGTTCACTGGATCGGGGCTACCGACACTTCATTTCCGCTGGCGGACCAATCCATTCTGGAAACGGACGAATTTATAGCACATCCGGTAGTTATTGACGAGCAGCTCCATGAAAATTACTATGAAGGGTTCTGCAACAACCTGATCTGGCCACTGTGCCATTACTTTCCATCCCTGGCGCGTTTTAAAGACGAGTATTTTGAAGCCTACCAATTGGCCCACGATTTTTTCTTTGCCAGGGTGGCGGAGGTGATCCGGCCCGGCGATGTGGTATGGGTTCATGATTATCAGCTTATGCTGTTGCCGGCGATGATAAGGGAACGGTTCCCCCAGCAAAAAATCGGGTTCTTTTTTCATATTCCTTTCCCTTCCTTTGAGCTGTTCCGGCTGCTGCCGGTCGTGTGGCGGAAAGCTGTCGTCGATGGTATCCTGGGCGCCGACCTGATCGGTTTTCATACCAATGACTACGTGGAATATTTTTTGAAGACCGCCTGGCTGGTATCGGGCCACAACAACAAACTACATTATATCCATATGGATGACCGGATGGTAAAGGTCGATTCCTTTCCCATCAGCATTGACTTTGAAATGTTTTCCAATGCTTATTCTGATCCTGAAACCGTTTCCAAGAGAAATGAGATCAGAAAGTCACTCCCCTTAAAAATTATATTTTCGGTTGACCGGCTGGACTATTCCAAAGGGATCATACACCGGCTACGCGGCTTCCGTGAATTTCTGACCCGTTGCCCGGCATGGCATGAACGGGTCTCGCTGGTTATGGTCGTGGTGCCCTCCCGTGACACCATCCAACAGTACCAGCAGATGAAATTCGAGATCGACCAGACCGTCGGTATGATCAATTCTGAATTTGGCAGTCTGGGCTGGCAGCCGGTGATCTACCAATACAGGTCAATGACATTCGCTGAACTTCTTGGGATGTATACCACCAGCGACGTCGCCCTGGTTACCCCTGTAAGGGACGGCATGAACCTGGTCAGTAAGGAGTATGTGGCCAGCAGGGCTGATGGAAAGGGCGTATTGATCCTGAGCGAGATGGCGGGTGCGGCAGCGGAGCTCGGAGAAGCACTGATTATTAATCCTTTGGATCTTCACAATGTCGCAAATGCCATTAGTGCCGCCCTGGATATGCCAGAAGAAGAACAGATCAAGCGGATGACCCTGATGCGGGAGCGGATCAGGGAATATGACGTTTTTGCCTGGGCAGTTGATTTTTTCACACAGATGACCATGCTTGAAATGGAACAGACCAGGCTTAACCAGACCTATCTTAATACTACGTCGATAGAATTGATCCGTACGGCCTACAACAATGCGACAAACCGGATCTTGTTCTTTGACTATGACGGTACGCTGGCGCCAATCGCGCCCGATCCGGAAAGTGCCTTCATGCCTGCTGATATCCGGGCCTTGATCCAACAAATAGCCGGTCGCGATACTGCGGTCATCGTCAGCGGCCGCGACCGTCATTTTCTGGAGACCCAATTTAAGGGACTACAGCTGGACATGATTGCCGAGCATGGTGCCATGGTAAAAAAAAGGGAGGATCTGGCGTGGGTGCTTCATGAGAGCTACCAGGAAAACTGGAAAGAGTCCATACGGCCAATCTTAAAGACTTACGCGCAAAGATGCCCGGGGGCTTTTGTCGAGGACAAAGAAACGTCACTGGCCTGGCATTACCGTAACGCAGACGATGAGCTCTATGCGACCCGAAGAGCGCAGGAACTGCTCTGGCAGCTAAGGGATTTCCTGCAGCCTGAGCTTAATCTGCAGGTTGTAGATGGAAATAAGGTATTGGAAGTTAAAAAGACAGCCTATAATAAGGGTACCGCGGCCAGAAGCTTGCTGGAAAACAGAGACTATGATTTTGTCCTTGCCATCGGAGATGACACCACAGATGAAGATATGTTTACAATGCTGCCCGAATCTGCCTATACGATCAAAGTCGGGGACGCAATCTCCGCGGCCCGTTACCATATTAAAAAGCAAAGCCAGGTCAAAGACTTACTGGTGGAATTGGTCACTGCGGGCACGAGCAATCCATGA
- a CDS encoding cation:proton antiporter gives MNKNEHSPTDPIAVMGILKKANLSKSIETNIMGESLFNDGIGVVIFATLLQISAVGIENFGAGSIAVLFIEEAVGGVLAGLVIGFIGYRLMKSIDHFQTEILISLAMVMGGYSLCYYVHVSGPLAMVVAGIMTGNRGKALAMSDVTRDYLGKFWEVTDEILNAVLFLLIGLEIVVANFRPGYLVVGLLAAIVIVAARFVSLFVPAFLFRIKRKLGIRTLTIMTWGGFRGGISVALALSLPASRYKDIIVSVTFIVVLFSILVQGFTIEKLIARLRGELLLGFDRSSSSEFIGHQTSNSSSRSCFKWTSETSGLGRL, from the coding sequence ATGAATAAAAATGAACACTCACCGACTGACCCCATTGCCGTGATGGGCATCCTCAAAAAGGCTAACCTGTCAAAATCCATTGAAACCAATATCATGGGAGAATCCCTGTTTAACGATGGGATCGGTGTCGTCATTTTCGCTACCTTATTGCAGATTTCTGCGGTTGGTATTGAGAACTTCGGTGCGGGGAGCATCGCTGTCCTGTTTATAGAGGAAGCTGTTGGCGGGGTATTGGCCGGACTGGTCATTGGCTTTATCGGGTACAGGTTAATGAAGTCTATCGACCATTTTCAAACGGAGATCCTTATATCCCTGGCAATGGTTATGGGAGGCTACAGTCTTTGCTATTATGTGCATGTGTCCGGTCCGCTTGCCATGGTGGTGGCAGGGATCATGACAGGCAACCGGGGAAAAGCATTGGCGATGAGCGATGTTACCCGCGATTATTTGGGGAAATTCTGGGAAGTGACCGATGAGATATTGAACGCGGTACTGTTTCTGCTGATCGGTCTGGAAATCGTTGTCGCCAATTTCCGGCCCGGTTACCTGGTCGTTGGCCTGCTGGCAGCCATTGTAATTGTGGCAGCCCGGTTTGTCTCCCTTTTTGTGCCTGCGTTCCTGTTCAGGATAAAAAGAAAACTTGGCATAAGGACCCTTACGATTATGACCTGGGGCGGGTTCAGGGGTGGGATCTCCGTGGCACTGGCGCTCTCTTTGCCAGCAAGCCGATATAAGGACATCATCGTTTCGGTGACCTTTATCGTTGTGCTGTTCTCGATCCTGGTTCAGGGTTTTACCATTGAAAAGCTCATTGCAAGATTGCGCGGTGAGCTGCTATTGGGCTTTGATAGATCAAGCAGTTCAGAATTTATTGGCCATCAAACGAGCAATTCTTCGTCCCGAAGTTGCTTTAAATGGACTTCCGAAACGAGCGGGTTAGGTCGTTTGTAA
- a CDS encoding carbonic anhydrase has product MILSLLSALGLCCCNPTGKKTIDESDSLVVTMADSTMVGFGPDSTTLTFEMALDSIYQRGPKKVFQALMAGHSRFSNDSSFVYHSESKIPDSLARLKPFLVLTDIDLDQSVEKIFDMRRSMFIQLSSPACLVDNRQVAAMEYALHFSGTKVILVLSSSGSRIIGAALDNVQTTNFSSILSELSQASKAAPEFADRSSANKAFVNSVAQGQARLSLEKIIQMSPQVKMLADSGKIIMKSAFYDADKRSVTILDREAPLNPSANR; this is encoded by the coding sequence ATGATTCTCTCATTGCTTTCGGCCCTTGGGTTGTGTTGCTGCAACCCTACTGGCAAGAAAACAATAGATGAGTCAGATAGCCTTGTTGTAACAATGGCGGACAGTACAATGGTTGGTTTCGGGCCAGATTCCACAACTCTGACTTTCGAAATGGCACTAGATTCCATCTATCAACGCGGGCCGAAAAAGGTTTTCCAGGCTTTAATGGCTGGGCATAGCCGATTTTCAAATGACTCTTCATTCGTCTATCATTCTGAAAGTAAAATCCCCGACAGCCTGGCCAGACTAAAGCCCTTTTTGGTGCTGACAGACATTGATCTTGATCAATCTGTTGAAAAGATCTTTGATATGCGCCGCTCAATGTTTATTCAGTTATCAAGCCCTGCGTGTCTGGTTGACAACAGACAGGTTGCCGCAATGGAATATGCGCTTCACTTCAGCGGGACGAAAGTCATCCTGGTCCTCTCCAGTAGCGGCAGCCGCATTATCGGCGCAGCGCTTGACAATGTGCAAACCACGAACTTTTCAAGTATCCTAAGCGAGCTCTCACAGGCCTCAAAAGCAGCGCCCGAGTTCGCCGACCGATCCTCCGCTAATAAGGCTTTTGTGAATAGCGTTGCCCAGGGACAGGCGCGGCTTTCACTTGAAAAGATCATTCAGATGAGCCCGCAGGTAAAAATGCTCGCCGACAGCGGCAAAATTATAATGAAGAGTGCATTTTATGATGCTGACAAGCGATCGGTCACTATTCTCGACCGTGAAGCTCCGTTGAACCCATCTGCTAACCGATAG
- a CDS encoding cation:proton antiporter encodes MAILLNAEGMFELPLSNPVLIFSLVLFIILFVPLLLNKVKVPYVIGLILAGVAVGEHGANLLRRDSSIVLFGTVGLIYIMFLAALEVDMKEFRKNSSKSLVFGIFTFAMPMLIAALAARFMLGFSWISSILFASMLASHTLISYPVAARFNVHKTKAAIIAVGGTIITDILSLLVLAVIAKMSQGEINRAFWIQLILSVIIFALIVWFIFPIVARWFFKHFDDSIAQYTFVLAMVFLGCFLAELAGIEPIVGAFLSGLALNRLIPHHSPLMNRIDFVGNALFIPFFLIGVGMLVDIQVLFKSAESVKVAGIMTAAALVSKWIAALLTQKTFKMNGDERTLVFGLSAARAAATLATVLVGYNIIIGQNELGEPIRLLNEDVLNGCLIMILITCTIASIETNRAAVKLARKLNEGVSQVAAQSTRNILIAASKEDTIDPMIELALLMQPRKHEQNIFVLSVISAETANRESEERRLRKYQDRMVATAAAADVIVSPLIRYDVSYSSGIQHTLEEKRIHEVIIGQQKGQQVPGSVTGLKSQKLLARCPQIVYLIHGMQPLNTIGKITVVCSNKVELEASFPVLMQRITTIGKQLNCDVHYYSTESTLTSIKAYNQVNKGPGAQFTVFDDWDDFLILSRDIRTEDLFVVICARPGNISYHTALAEVPRHLAKYFDGYNYLLMYPDLQADFSVQTSQTERTGEILQKGIDQLGKTGDKIIRNILKSGN; translated from the coding sequence ATGGCTATATTATTAAATGCAGAAGGCATGTTCGAACTGCCTCTTAGCAACCCGGTGCTCATATTTTCGCTGGTGCTTTTTATTATCCTGTTCGTTCCACTGCTGCTCAATAAGGTCAAAGTTCCTTATGTGATCGGGCTTATCCTGGCGGGCGTGGCAGTGGGTGAGCATGGAGCAAACCTGCTCCGGCGCGACAGCAGTATCGTGCTGTTTGGGACAGTAGGCCTGATCTACATCATGTTTCTGGCAGCCCTGGAAGTTGACATGAAAGAATTCCGGAAGAACAGCTCAAAAAGCCTGGTTTTCGGAATATTTACTTTTGCCATGCCTATGCTTATAGCAGCACTGGCCGCCAGGTTTATGTTGGGTTTTAGTTGGATTTCGAGTATCCTTTTTGCTAGTATGCTTGCCTCGCACACGCTTATTTCTTATCCGGTGGCGGCCCGTTTCAATGTCCATAAAACCAAAGCCGCCATCATTGCGGTCGGAGGCACGATCATCACCGATATTCTTTCCTTGCTTGTACTGGCTGTCATTGCTAAAATGAGCCAAGGCGAGATCAATCGGGCTTTTTGGATACAGCTCATTCTGTCAGTAATCATATTTGCGTTGATCGTATGGTTTATATTTCCCATAGTAGCGCGCTGGTTCTTTAAACATTTTGATGATAGTATTGCGCAGTACACCTTTGTGTTGGCGATGGTCTTCCTTGGCTGCTTTCTTGCAGAGCTGGCCGGAATTGAACCTATTGTCGGCGCATTTCTCTCCGGGCTTGCATTAAACAGGCTGATCCCCCACCACTCGCCGTTAATGAACAGGATTGATTTTGTCGGTAATGCCTTATTCATACCCTTCTTTCTAATCGGTGTTGGTATGCTCGTTGACATCCAGGTGTTGTTTAAAAGCGCCGAATCGGTAAAGGTGGCCGGTATCATGACTGCCGCTGCCCTGGTATCCAAATGGATTGCCGCCCTATTGACCCAGAAAACGTTTAAAATGAACGGAGATGAAAGAACGCTGGTTTTCGGTCTGAGTGCGGCACGTGCAGCAGCTACCCTTGCCACAGTTTTAGTGGGTTATAACATCATCATCGGACAAAATGAACTGGGGGAGCCGATCAGACTATTAAATGAAGATGTACTGAATGGTTGTCTGATCATGATACTGATCACCTGCACGATCGCCTCCATCGAGACTAACCGGGCCGCGGTCAAGTTAGCCCGAAAACTCAATGAGGGTGTAAGTCAGGTAGCAGCTCAATCGACCCGTAATATATTAATTGCGGCCTCCAAAGAAGATACGATCGATCCTATGATTGAGCTGGCACTGTTGATGCAGCCTCGAAAGCATGAACAGAATATCTTTGTTCTTTCTGTGATCAGCGCCGAAACTGCTAACCGCGAGTCCGAGGAAAGAAGGTTACGAAAATACCAGGACCGAATGGTAGCCACAGCTGCGGCCGCAGATGTGATCGTATCGCCGCTGATCCGTTACGATGTAAGTTATTCTTCCGGCATACAACACACCCTAGAGGAGAAAAGGATCCATGAAGTGATCATAGGGCAGCAAAAGGGTCAGCAGGTCCCGGGTTCGGTTACCGGATTAAAATCACAGAAGCTTCTTGCCAGGTGCCCACAGATTGTTTACCTGATCCACGGCATGCAGCCCCTTAACACGATAGGGAAAATAACGGTAGTCTGCTCTAACAAAGTTGAGCTTGAAGCATCTTTCCCAGTGTTGATGCAACGGATTACCACGATTGGGAAACAGCTGAATTGTGACGTTCATTATTACAGTACGGAAAGCACTCTTACGTCGATCAAGGCATATAATCAGGTAAACAAGGGGCCAGGGGCGCAATTTACCGTTTTTGATGACTGGGATGATTTTCTGATACTTTCCCGTGACATCCGGACTGAGGATCTATTTGTGGTAATCTGCGCCCGTCCCGGAAACATCAGTTACCATACCGCCCTGGCAGAAGTACCAAGGCATCTGGCCAAATACTTTGACGGGTACAACTATCTTCTGATGTACCCTGACCTTCAGGCAGATTTTTCAGTACAGACCAGCCAGACGGAACGGACTGGTGAAATTTTGCAGAAAGGGATCGATCAACTGGGCAAAACTGGCGATAAGATCATCCGTAACATTTTAAAGTCAGGAAATTGA